The Apus apus isolate bApuApu2 chromosome 1, bApuApu2.pri.cur, whole genome shotgun sequence nucleotide sequence AATTGCTGCTCTGCGGTGCCCTGAGCTCTGGGCTCGGTGCCGTGGGATCCTTACAGCACTTCCCCATGGATCTGTTCCCTGTGAGGCACAGGGAAGAGCAGGGTGAGACGTGTCAGAGGCACCTcttggggaggaggagaggagggtgggaaggagaggggaaggggggaatgGGAGatggagagagggggagaggggaagaaggagaaagaaaagaagaagggtgaggagaagcatgaggaggaggaggaggagaaggagaaggagaaggagaaggagaagaggaaggagaaggagaaggaaaaggagaaggagaaggaggaaggagatcTGGTGCTTCTTGGCCACATCTACATCtatcctctctccttttcctgacCAGGTTGGCTTTGCTCCAGCCCAGTGGACATTATTCCTACCTGGTGCTGCTTCCCAGTGCCTGCCTGGGCACTGCCTGGGGCAGGGGTacctggcagcagccagggatgTCCCAGGAGGACAGGACGGGATCAGTGGTGAGGATGGTGGTGGGATGAGGCTCCAGCCACGTCCTGCTCACTTCAGTACAGGCTCAGCTTGTGGGGCACCAAATGCAGCAGAGTCCTGCCTGGCTCAGCCAGGCCCCGGGCAGCTTgataaaacagcagcagagctgcaagatTTTCTGCTCACAAGTGACACCaaacagcctggaaaaaaaaacaaccaacaaaaccccaaaacaaaccccccccaCTTTGATCAGACCATCAGTTCAgatgaattttaatttctgttcaaaAATGCTTTGGATCTGAGTGATGTGCTgtgggtttgatttttcttttctcttttccctctgaagGAACCTTTTGGCTTGATGCATCCTCTGTGGTTTTATGGTGGGATGGTCTGGAAAAATGGCTCAGAGGGCTCTTGAGGGTgcagataaatatatatatatatatatacacacacacatatatatatatatacacatatatatatatacacacacctcTCTCACGGCCACATtgcagcagggagcagtggaGAGATGGATTCAGGTGGTGAAGACTGTCCTACTGCTTGTTCCATCCTGGGAAGTTGGTCTCAGACCAGTTTTGGCTCCATGGGACGAGTCTGCTCAAATGTTTATGGGCATTCACTGAGatcagctgctgtggctgctgctcctgctcccctgccttGGGTGGTTTTACTGTCTGAACATCCTCAGCTCTAGTTAAATGCAGCTACTGGGGCTTGCTGCTGGGAGGGCCACCCTAGGCAGACAAATCCACATTTATTGGTGTTATGAAATCCATGGATCCAGTCTCCATCTCCACAAAATGCAAGGCCAACACTGTGCCTGCTCTTCACCCCACCAGCAACCCACAGTGATCAGCCAAGCCTGAAAATGTTGCTGCATTTCCCCAGGAGCTAAAGAGGAACTGCAGAGCACCCAGGGCTCTGGGGTGTGTGTCTGGCTCCGACAGCCACGTTCCCTGCAAAGAAATGACATGGGGGGCAGATCTCTGACCATGAGCCTCACACCCACGgctcctgggggctgcagggaagctgcCTCAGGCGCTTGTtggcagctcctggagctctTTGTCCACTCACCCTGCAGCCCAATGGAAGAGGTTTGCTGGAAACTTCCCCACTGGAAGAGCTTCCAGGCAACTTGATGGTgaccagcccagctgctctgcctggaaaCTGGGGTAAAAACTGAGCATGAGGCTCATTTGCTACAgatttgagagagaaaaaccCCACGTCAGGGAAATAAATCAGGATTGCTATTTGAGGAGCAGGGCTTGGCACAGATGGGCAGTAAAACCCCACACATTTTCACAACCAAATGTTAATTTtagctctggggagaccccctgcagggctgggaagaggggagctggagctgagatgtgagggagaaattgtgggctgtgagggtggggagagcctggcccaggttgcccagggaagctgtggctgccccatccctggcagtgttgaagggcaggttggatggggcttggagcagcctgggctgctgggaggtgtccctgcccatgcaggggtggcactgggtgggctttgaggtcccttcccacccaaaccagtctgtgacatgatatgatatgatatgatacGATATGATATGATACGATATGATATGATTATGACATGATATGATATGACatggtatggtatggtatggtatgatatgatatgatatgacAGACAAAGGTGTCTCTTTGtgttgcagcagcagatgccCCGTGGTCTGGCATGactgctcttccctccaggTGCCATGCCCTCCCCCAACAGCTCTGACCTCAGCCCACCCTCCTTCATCCTGGCCAGCCTCCCGGGGCTGGAGAGCACCCATTTCTGGATGCCCATCCTGCTGTGCTTCATCTACATCCTGGCGGTCACCGGCAACTGCGCCGTGCTCTTGGTGGTGAAGGTGGAGCCCAGCCTGCACgcccccatgtacttcttcctctGCATGCTGGCTGCCATCGACCTGGCCTTGTCCACCTCCACCGTGCCACGTGTGCTCTCCTTCTACTGGTTCAACACCAGGGAGATCAGCTTCAGCGCCTGCCTGGCCCAGATGTTCTTCATCCACGCCCTCTCGGCCATCGAGTCCactgtcctgctggccatggcCGTGGACAGGTACGTGGCCATCTGCCACCCCCTGAGACACCCTGCCATCCTCACCAACGCTGCCACCGCCAAGATCGGGCTGGTGGCCACGGCCAGGGGGGTTCTCTtcttcctgcccctgcccttgttcctcctgccccttcccttctgcagctccCGGGCGCTGTCACACTCCTTCTGCCTGCACCAGGACGTGATGAACCTGGCCTGTGCCAACACCACCCCCAGCATGGTGTATGGCCTGGCTGCCATCCTGCTGGTCATGGGGCTGGACGCCCTCCTCATCTGCCTCTCCTACCTCCTCATCCTCAAGGCtgtcctggggctgccagccTGGAAGGAGAGGCTCAAGGTGTTCAGCACCTGTGTTGCCCACATCTGCGTGGTCCTGGTCTTCTACGTGCCCCTGATCGGGCTGTCTGTGGTGCACAGGTTTGGGAAGGACCTGGCTCCAGTGGTCCACGTCACCATGGGGCACGTCTACATCCTGGTGCCTGCTGTGCTCAACCCCATCATCTACGGGGTGAGGACCAAACAGATACAGAGGAGGATCCTGAATTTAATTCATATAAACAACAACAGGACTGCccagtgacctgccctggtgtCCTCCCACCGGCTCATCTTGTTTCACACTGAGAGGCTCTGGTGCAGGACTGGCCTCTGCTTCATGGCACCTGGCACCTGGCAGGAGGCTCCCAAGTGCTGCCATGAGGCACAAGAGCACTTGTGAACTCCTTCCAGGAGTGTTTACCCTCCCCCAACTCAGAGAGAATCTACTACAATGATCCAAATCCAACCCCGACCCAGCTGGTAGAGCCACGGGAAGGAGAAGTGGCTCAGGAACCTGCCAGAGATGTCTGGGCATCACAGACATCGTCCCCATCTCACCCAGAACCGCGGCAGAGCTGGGTGAAAGCTGCAGTGGCCTGTGCAGGATTGAGCTGGTTCATTCCACTCTGGCACCTTCACTTGCTCATAACGTCTGAGCAAAACTTCTGGCACTAACTCGGGCTGTAGCAAAGTTCTAAGCACAATGACCCCAGGAAGTGactgcagagaggcaggaatGCACCTCAGAAGAagcccctccagctccctgggcttGCTCTGACCTGTTGGGTGTCTCTGCCTCCTTGTAGCAGGTGCTCTGGGAAAATTTCAGACCCAGAGTTGTTGGCAGtcactgtgaaaataatttaagttaatagtaataattatatgaaaaaatgaTGACATTTCAAGAGAAAGAataaacattataaaaaaaaccaacaactcaCCAGTGATACATCCAAGCTGAAGGAAGTCATATTTCCAAGTCAAAATCGTTTCATATCTTTGACTTCAGACATGCCTGGAATTCCTAAGTTCAAAatcttcagcttttaaaaaaatgctacaCACTCCTTGGGTGCTCCCCATGGAACAGAGCCCCTGGGGGCCTCTAGAGTCTTTGTTCCTCTACCAGTGGGACACTTCTGCAAAGCTCTTTCCATGCAGTGAAAGCCAACCAGCCTCCAGGTCAGAGAAGAAGGtctgaaagcaaactgtgtttgtctgcacagcagcacaggaccTCAGAACAGAGGCTGGAGGCACCTCCCGAGGTCACCTTGTCCAACCCCCCAGCTACAGCAGGACCAGCTGAACCCGGTtgcccaggactgtgtccagctTTTGGATATCTGTAAGGATGGAGACACCACTtcatctttggaaaaaaaggttCAAAATCCTGAGAAATAGGATTTcacaaagaaacagagagatgTGAAGTGCCTGCTTCTATTTTCTCCTCCTGATGTTCTCTGTCctcaaaaataaatctgtttctttaGGAAGAAGCAACCTCTACTTTTTCCTCTTGGTTTAAACTCTTCCCTTGTTGCTGGTTATCATGAGCTGTGGTCCTCACCCTTGAGGTGACCAGGTTGCCATGCACGGGGGCATGTCTGGTGGTTCcactgcagcagcccctgggatTCTTCCCGAGAGAGGTCCCAGGGTGTCTGAGCCCTGGTTGGAACACTGGGTGtctgctctccaggctgaacacgCTGGTTTCCATCACACAAGGGAGTGGAGCACAAAGCCCTGCACAGCAGGAACTTACACAGGTGACCAGAGCAGCACCAGGTGCTACTGAGAAGGCAGGAGGCTCAGGTGCTCTTGATGTCTCCATCAGTAGATGGTGATCACAGGATCACAGGGTAATTTTGGTTGGATGTGACCTCAGGACATCTCTGATTCATCCTGCTGCTCCAAGCAAGGGCAGCTCCAGAGACAGAcaaggttgctcagggctttatcCAGTTCTGTGTCTAAAGTTTCCAAGGATGGATGTTGCATCACCTCTTTGGGTCTCTTCTGTGGTGCTTGATTGTCCTTACAGTGAAAAAGCTTCTCTTTATATTCAGTTTGAACCAGAGTcccagattggtttgggttggaagggacctcaaagcccacccagtctcccccctacatgggcagggacacctcccagcagcccaggctgctccaagccccatccaacctgcccttcaacactgccagggatggggcagccacagcttccctgggcaacctggcccaggctctccccaccctcacagcccagaatttctccctcacatctcagctccagctccctctgccagctggaaacccttccccctgctcccagccctccctgcccttgtcccaagcccctccccagctttcctggagcccctgcaggccctggaaggtgctctcaggtctccctggagccttctcttctccaggctcaacaccccaactctcccagcctggctccagagcagagctgctccagccctcccagcatctccggggcctcctctggcctctctccaacagctccgtgtcctccctgtgctggggaccccagagctgttcccagccctgcaggatgGAGTCCTGTGGAGTATCTAGCTGTGTTTTAGCAAGCGCTGAGTAGATTGTGGGATAACCCTTTGCGTCCGTGGCAGATCACCCTCCAGCAAAGGTCGACCCAGAGCCCAAAGTAACAAGTATTGGGAGGAACTTCtagagaaggaggaaagataaaagcaaaaattgtaGGGCATCTAAGTCTGCACTGACTCTGCCTGATGGGCTAAGGTTTGTGGGGAGAAGTTTCACTCCGTGTTAGGCTGCTTTACTTCAGTTGGGTCCTAAAGACCTTCAAGGGTGGAGGCAGCACAATCCCTGGGGGCCACTCTCCTTTGCTGTTCCTGTGCCCCCGCAGCTCGAGGTGCAATACCAGCAAGTTCAGCTGTGAGGAAGAGATCAATGATTTCAGAGAATTGGGGAAATCCGTGGAAATCAGGCAATGAGCAACGAGTTCCATCAAGGAGGACAGAAGACAGGTCTAAGTGCTGCCCTCAGGGGCTCTTGCAGCTTGTCCACATCTTCTATGTGGGACCAAAGCAGCGTCTTACCAGACACCCCAACCTGGCATCAGGGtcttcacacagcagcagcatctggtgCAGCCTCTCCCAACCTCCACTGAGGGTGAGGTGGGTGTCCTTCCCGTAGCCTGTGCTCCTACAGCTTCAGCCTCCACAAAACACCTTCTTAGAACCTTTCCTGCTACGTTAAAGCACCGTTTATTGCCAAATCAATTCTCCTGTTCAAGTCAGTTCCAAGCAGCTGCCATCTGGGACTTAAAGGCAATTTTTGCCCCCTGGCATTTTTTGTTATATTCTCTGTTATTAGAGCTTGGAAGGGTAAAAACATTGTcatagaaatgaaaaaacaagCTGTACCTCCTTAATGTGATCTGGGAAGGGCAAAATAATGTTTCAGAGCCAGGCTGGTGACACTGAGAAacagctcctgcccaggctcCATATGTCCCATggttggttttttcctccttttgcgctcagagaaaaattaataaagagaAATGAATGAATCACCCTGAAAACGCTGCTCTCCATTTCCTAGCTGTCTGCTTCTCAAACAGACAGTTAATAGAGCCCCAGAGCGGGAAGGCACGAAGAGTTTCTCCCGGGTGTGGATGAAAATGGAGTGGGGTTCTTGCTCTCCATCTTGCTTTCCAAACGGTGGTCACGGAGCTTGGCTctgctggggaagaggggaacgttcctcctccctcagcctgtgtcTTTGCTGGTGACTGTGACCACCACTTTGCAACTGAAATGTCCATTGCTGGTCGCCTCTACCCTACAGAAGAAGTGAAACCCCCAACCAGAGGATGAGATGTCAAGAGCTCACATCTCCTCCATGAGCAGGGCCAAGAGGCACAGGTGGGGATGGACCAACATAGCTGGGGCTGAGTTGTCTCTGGGAAGGTGAGGGAAGAGCTGGGTTGACTTGGAAAAGGGACTGAAGAGGGAAGGGGTGGGacaaggagagggagggaaggagtggAGGTCAGGATGGGAGTGTGGTCTGCACAGCAATGGGGAGAGAGCTGGGAGTCACAAGAGCCTGCAGAGGCAATGAGGGGTTGCATGGGGCTGGAACAGCTGTTGGAGATCTCCCAGAGGATCTCCTGGGGGAATGTCCAagtttcctcctctcctctcctctcctctcctctcctctcctctcctctcctctcctctcctctcctctcctctcctctcctctcctctcctctccctccaaaCACACCTGGGATAGGACCTGGGCACTCGGTGTCTTTCCACACTCTGGCGTTTCTGCTGTCCCAGACCCTTTCagtgggcagcactggggattgACAGGGATCCCAAACAATGGAGGGGGAATTTATTGGCATGACTTGCTTTTCAGTTGCAATTGGCAGAGCCAAAGATTTGCCACGAGATGCTCTGTTACATCAACCCCAGAACACAGCCCGGGCAGGTGCAGAGTGACACCCAGCACTAGGGGACACTTAACTCTCTAATCTGCCTCTTGTTATTTCACCCCTCTCCATCTACATGATGGGGACGATAGTGCTGGATTCTCTCTCTgagctttggttggaaaagacctccaagatcacccagtcccactgCTCCCCCcgccctgccaaggccacccctgccccgtgtccctcagcaccatctccagggcttggaaacccccccagggatggggactcccccctgccctgggcagcctgggccaggccctgacaacccttgccaggaaggaattgttccccagatccaacctcagcctcccctggcacaacttgaggccgttccctctggtcctgtcgtttgttcctggggagcagagcccgacccccctggctccaacctcctctcagcagctgcagagccagcaggtctcccctcagcctcctttgctccaggctggacacccccagctccctcagctgctcctcacaagttctccagccccttctccttctgctccagccccttccccagctcccttgcccttctctggacacgctccagcccctccatgtccttcttgtcctgaggggccagaactgcccccaggactccaggtgccccctccccagtgcccagcacaggggcacgatccctgccctgctcctgctgcccacactccAGCCAAGCCAAGGGTGAGATGTAGCAGAGAAAGGACAATTTGCTGTTGTTTGGAAACTGCTTTGTAACTCGCGCCGCTGCCGTTGGACTTAGTGAGTTAATCTTGAACTGCCCCACAGCTCTGAAACCTCctccaaacaaacacaacttgAGAAcagacacagccctgggcaATGTGTCCAAGATGTCATCAGCACCCAGGGGGTTAAACCTCCTCAATTTGTCCCTCTCTAATTGCACCTGAAGcgcaggggaaggcagagctcCCTGCTGGGATTTGTCCCTCAGACAATAAATCAACATCTCCCAGTCCCAGGGTCCCTGCATGGAAACCTGCAGGAGGCTGGTGAGtacccagggctggggcagcaatTCCTTGCTCTCTGCTGAGACCTTTGGTGCCATCAGCCCCGGGCAGCAAGTGAGGAGCAGCCCCCAGTGAGTGGAGCTGGGAACTCTGATCCTTGTCCCCCTCATCTCCGTGGGAGAAGGAAGTTTcaggggcagaggcagctggcagggcagaggtggGGTGAAGAAAGATCAGTCATGTCCCTTCCTGGGATGTTTAGCAGCCACCtggcaaaaaaggaaagacaagcCAGGCAATCTCTGCCACCGTGCAGGTGACCCCAGGCCACAGGGATCTGTCAGGtttctgccagcccagctccagctggtgACTGGTGCccgtgctgggctgggctgggggggctggagctgtgggacctggctcctggagctggcctggctggcaccagctcctggggaggAAAAGCCCAGGCAGTCTCTTCTGGGAAGATGCTGCCATCTCCTCTGTCCTTCTGCTCCCCACAGATCTTCAGAACGGGTGAGGTCAACTCCAGGAAGGTTTCTGAGGAGCCTTATCAGGTCAGGAactttatagaatcataaagcCATTTGAGatggaggggaccttaaagcccatccactcccacccctgcatgggcagggacacctcccagcagcccaggctgctccaagccccatccaacctgcccttcaacactgccagggatggggcagccacagcttccctgggcaacctgggccaggctctccccaccctcacagcccagaatttctccctcacatctcagctccagctccctctgccagctggaaacccttccccctgctcccagccctccctgcccttgtcccaagcccctccccagctttcctggagccccttcaggccctggaagctgctctcagctctccctggagccttctcttctccaggctcaacaccccaactctcccagcctggctccagagcagagctgctccagccctcccagcatctccggggcctcctctgcaCTCACAGACTcacaaactggtttgggttggaagggaccttcaagatcacatTGGCCTAATCTGTGCTGGGATCCTTCTTCCAGGCTCCAGGGACAGAAGCTGAGCTGAGCCAtgtgcaggggctgagggagctgcagtcttttttgggggaaagaaaggaCATCCCTGCAGAACTTCCTTTGGGAAGGAGGTTCACTTCAGACCAGCCTTCACCTGGCCTCCTGGGCTGGACACCCTCTGGACACTGGAGAGTCTCAGGTGGTCACCTCGGTCAGGGCTCCCGTTCAGCTCAGCCCAGGAGTGAAGTGTCTGCAGGACTGCTCCAGGACCACAGAGCACTTCCAGTGGGAGCGAGCAGCACACCTGCTTCAGAAGTGCCCTCCTGAGccagtgcctgcagctgccccagctctggaCCAGACCTCCTGCCAGTCCCCTTTGCCACTGCCCCGACCAGACCCAGGTGCTTCTCTCCAGGGCAGCGCAGGCAGGAGACAAGAAGAGCTTCATGCCTCCCAACTCCACCACCTTCTCCCACCCTCCCTATTTCCTCCTCGTGGGCATCCCCgggctggagaaggagcagtTCTGGGTCGCCTTCCCCTTCTGCATCATGTACACCATCGCTGTGCTGGGGAACATCACCCTTCTCCTGGTCATACGGGCAGAGAGGAGCCTGCACCAGCCCATGTACCTCTTCCTGGCCATGCTGGCCTTCACTGACCTGGTGCTCTCGACGTCCACGCTTCCCAAGATGCTGGGCATCTTCTGGCTGGGCCACAGGGAGATCGGcttcctcccctgcctggcGCAGGTGTTCTTCATCCACACCTTCACCTCGGTGGAGTCGGGCGTGCTGATGGCCATGGCCCTGGATCGCTGCCTGGCCGTCTGCCGCCCGCTGCGGCACGCCAGCCTCCTCCCCGCGCCCGTGGTGCTGGCCCTGGGGGGCCTGGTGCTGCTTCGGGGGGTCCTGCTGGTCGCCCCCGTCTGCTTCCTTCTGCACAGGCTGCCCttctgccagcaccagctcaTCCCCCACGCCTACTGCGAGCACATGGCCGTGGCCAGGCTGGCGTGCGGGGACACCGGGGCCAACGCGGCTTACGGGCTCTTTGTGGCCCTCGCGGTGGCAGGGACTGACCTGGCCCTGATCTCTGTGTCCTACACCATGATCCTGCGGGTGGTTCTGAGCCTGCCATCCACAGGGGCACGGCTGAAAGCCTTCAGCACTTGTGCATCCCACCTCTGCCTCGTCCTGGCCTTCTATGTCCCTGCCCTCTTCACCTGCTTCACCCACCGCTTTGGGCAGAACATCCCTCCCCACGTCCATATAATCGTGGCCAGTCTCTACCTGCTGGCACCCCCCATGCTGAACCCCATTGTTTACGGGCTGAGAACCAAGGAGATCTGGCACAGGGTGGTCCTTCTCTTCCGGCGGAAGGGAACCTGACCCACAGGTACGTGCCTCCCACCTGCTCCTAATTCACTGATGATGCTGGTTAATTTAACAAGAGTTATCACAgagtcccagactggtttgagtgggaagggacctcaaagcccacccatgggcagggacacctcccagcagcccaggctgctccaagccccatccaacctgcccttcaacactgccagggatggggcagccacagcttccccgggcaacctgggccaggctctccccaccctcacagcccagaatttctccctcccatctcagctccagctccctctgccagctggaaacccttcccctcACCCTGTGAGTCCCAACCTTACCCCTGTGCAGCAATTGCTGGGGGTGACATGTTCCCAGTGCTAGGAAAGGTGCAGCACTGGGGCAGGGTGGAACACGGCTCATGTGCAT carries:
- the LOC127380171 gene encoding olfactory receptor 51E2-like translates to MPSPNSSDLSPPSFILASLPGLESTHFWMPILLCFIYILAVTGNCAVLLVVKVEPSLHAPMYFFLCMLAAIDLALSTSTVPRVLSFYWFNTREISFSACLAQMFFIHALSAIESTVLLAMAVDRYVAICHPLRHPAILTNAATAKIGLVATARGVLFFLPLPLFLLPLPFCSSRALSHSFCLHQDVMNLACANTTPSMVYGLAAILLVMGLDALLICLSYLLILKAVLGLPAWKERLKVFSTCVAHICVVLVFYVPLIGLSVVHRFGKDLAPVVHVTMGHVYILVPAVLNPIIYGVRTKQIQRRILNLIHINNNRTAQ
- the LOC127394410 gene encoding olfactory receptor 52R1-like; this translates as MPPNSTTFSHPPYFLLVGIPGLEKEQFWVAFPFCIMYTIAVLGNITLLLVIRAERSLHQPMYLFLAMLAFTDLVLSTSTLPKMLGIFWLGHREIGFLPCLAQVFFIHTFTSVESGVLMAMALDRCLAVCRPLRHASLLPAPVVLALGGLVLLRGVLLVAPVCFLLHRLPFCQHQLIPHAYCEHMAVARLACGDTGANAAYGLFVALAVAGTDLALISVSYTMILRVVLSLPSTGARLKAFSTCASHLCLVLAFYVPALFTCFTHRFGQNIPPHVHIIVASLYLLAPPMLNPIVYGLRTKEIWHRVVLLFRRKGT